In Candidatus Zixiibacteriota bacterium, the genomic window CTAAAGCAGCCTCGGCATCGCTTTTCAACTGCCCGCTCAGGCCGTTTGCCAGCGCTTTCCGAAGACAGGTTTTGGCCTTAGCCGGTTTCTTATCCTTGATATAGTTGATTCCCGCATGGTAATTATAAAAGGGATTGTCTGGGGCTAATTGAAGAGCTCTCTCAAAACCGGAACCGGCGATATCATATCTCCCCTGTTTATAGTATGCCCAGCCGAGAGTAAAATGATAGGCCGCATTCGCCGGATCATAAGTTATAGCCGTTCCGGCCTGGTCGATGGCAATCAGAGGATCTCCGCCCTGGCGGAGAGTCAGCCAGGCGACAGCATTGAAAGCCTCGGGGGCATATTGGTCGATCTGCGTGGCTTTTTTGCAAACGGCGATGGCGGAATCGAATTGCCCCTGCAGAGTGTCCATCCGGGCCAGAAGCATATAACCGTCGATCGACATGGTGTCGAGCGCAATCGCTTTGCGAATCACCTCTCCCGCCTTCTTGAAATCGGAGGCCCGGAGATAGGAATCCCCCGCCAGTGAATACGCCCTCGGATCATCAGGGTTATTCTCGAGACAAAGCTGCGAAATTCCGGCGCTCTTCTGTGAATCATTCATCTCCTGCGCTACATTCATGGCCAACCGATAGCGGTCAATATCCCGGTGGCCGTTTTGAATCAGCCGGTCCGCTAAGACGACCGCCTTGTTCAACTCGCCCACCTTGCGGTACAGGGCAATCTTTTCGGCGGCGACCTCGAGACTCAAATTGACCGCCTCGGGCAATTGGTCAAGAAATGCAATTGCTTCCGCCGATTTGTTTTCCTTGCCCAACAGTGTTAGCATCCCGAGAACCGCCCGTTTGTTTATTCTATCTTCAGCAAGCGCTGCCATGAAAAGCTCTCGGGCGCGCGCCAGGGAATCAACTCTCAGATAAACATGACCGACATCGGCTATCCATTTGGAGCTCTCTTTACTGCTTGCATTCAGGTTGGCCAGCGCCTGCGGACCTTCCTCGGGTTTACTGAATTTCAGCGTTACTCCGGCGCTGACATAATTCGCCCTGAAATCGCCGGGGTTCGAGGCCGCAATAGACTGCCCCAGGGTTAACGCCGGGACTATTATTCCCCGATCAATAATTTCTTTTAGATAATCAATCACAAACTGTTCGATCTCTATCGGGGACAGGCTGTCGGATTCGGCCAGAACCTGAGCCGTGGATAGATACATCTCGGCTGTTCTCATATCATAGGAGCGGGCGCGAATCAACGCATAATTGACCAATACCGTCATCGATTTGGGAAAGGTTGGAACAGCTTCTTCATAAGCCTGACGTGCTTTCCATATCTTGCCCTGCCGATCATAAAAACGAGCCAGAATGGAGTAATATCGATGCGTTCCTGCCGCACCGGGGGCCATTTCCTTGAGAATTTTGTCGGCGTCGTTCAAGAAGCCAATCTTAATCAGAGCCTCGGCAACATCGGCTTTCAGATAGTAATTACCAGGGTCATTCTCCAACGCTTTCCGATACATGAAGGCGGCGGAATCGGCCAATCCCCGAAGCCCCTGAAAGTCACCGGCTGCAATCAACTCAGAGGGCGTTTCCAAACCCTTTTCCAGGGCACGGTCGAAAGCCGCCAGACTCCTGACCGAATCCCCTGTATGAAGATAGTATTCGGCCGAAACAATATCGAGGAGGAGATTCCCCTTGCCCGAACCTGTCCTTCCCAGTAACTCCCCGGCTTTCTTCAGTTCCCCCGCGGATACGAGAGCCTGGGTCAGGAGAAGAACCGTTGAGTCATTTTCGCCCCTTTCTTTGGCCAATTGTTCGGCATACGCCACTGCCAGCTGGTCTCTGCCCAATCTAATCGCTGACCGAATCAGCAGTTCCCAGGCCGGCCAGTTATCCCGGTGCGCCGTCAGAATCCCATCGAGAGCGTGGATTCCCTCTATATATAGTCCCTCTTTCAGATAATACTCGGCTTTCCCCAGCGAGCCGAGAGGGGATTTTGGATTGAGCGAGTCAATCTGGCTGAA contains:
- a CDS encoding tetratricopeptide repeat protein: MTRFLLIVLSILSLLFITCSKSGEPGKVDYSKGETALKAGKPAEALKKFSQIDSLNPKSPLGSLGKAEYYLKEGLYIEGIHALDGILTAHRDNWPAWELLIRSAIRLGRDQLAVAYAEQLAKERGENDSTVLLLTQALVSAGELKKAGELLGRTGSGKGNLLLDIVSAEYYLHTGDSVRSLAAFDRALEKGLETPSELIAAGDFQGLRGLADSAAFMYRKALENDPGNYYLKADVAEALIKIGFLNDADKILKEMAPGAAGTHRYYSILARFYDRQGKIWKARQAYEEAVPTFPKSMTVLVNYALIRARSYDMRTAEMYLSTAQVLAESDSLSPIEIEQFVIDYLKEIIDRGIIVPALTLGQSIAASNPGDFRANYVSAGVTLKFSKPEEGPQALANLNASSKESSKWIADVGHVYLRVDSLARARELFMAALAEDRINKRAVLGMLTLLGKENKSAEAIAFLDQLPEAVNLSLEVAAEKIALYRKVGELNKAVVLADRLIQNGHRDIDRYRLAMNVAQEMNDSQKSAGISQLCLENNPDDPRAYSLAGDSYLRASDFKKAGEVIRKAIALDTMSIDGYMLLARMDTLQGQFDSAIAVCKKATQIDQYAPEAFNAVAWLTLRQGGDPLIAIDQAGTAITYDPANAAYHFTLGWAYYKQGRYDIAGSGFERALQLAPDNPFYNYHAGINYIKDKKPAKAKTCLRKALANGLSGQLKSDAEAALGRL